The nucleotide sequence ACCCAGTGCATCGACGTCGACGGGATCTTCGTCGTGCTCGTGCCGAGCTTGGCCCCGTCCAGGTAGTAGGTGAGGTTGTTGGGGGACCACTCGATCGTGGCGGTGTGCCAGCCGGTCCCGGCCGCGGCGATCCGCGTCCGGAAGCCGGCGGTGTCACCGGCGAGGTTCGTCCGCCCGGCGGCGTAGCGGTTGGCATAGATGTAGTCATGCGTGGTCAGGCCGCCGACCTCGGGAAAGTCGACCTCGCCCTCGGACCACTTGTTGCTGTCCGGCCACAGCATGAAGGCCAACTTGTATCCGGGAACCTGGTCGCTGCGAAAGCGCACCGAGAACCGTCCGTAGACCTGACCCCAGTTCGTCGCCGGCGACTTGGGGACGATCGATTCGACGTAGGGCTGGCCGTTCTCGCTGTGCAGGTACCAGTCCATGACACCGTTGTTCACCGACATCACGCGTGACGGGTCGTAGCTGCCGTTCCTGGAAGTGTCGGGGAACCCCGAGTAGCCGTAGTAGCGCTTGGTGTAGGGGCTCGTGGCGAAAGACCCTCGCCCGACGTTGGTGCCGAAGTTGTCGGCGAGGACCTGGTGCCACCCCGGTAGGTCGCCGACCGGCATCGCCTGGCCCGAGGCGGTGGTCCCGTTCACGACGTCGGCGGGTTTGGCCGAGGCCGTGCCGTTGTTCGCGGCGACACCGCTGCCCGCCCCGCCGCTGCTCGTCCCTCCGCTGCTCGTGCCGCCGCCGGTACTCGTGCCCTGGCCGGCGGAAGCCGTGGAACGGCCTGGTGTGGTGGCCCTCGCTGCCGAGCGCGACGTCGATGATCCGCCCGATCCCCCCGAAGCCGATCCGGACGCCGACGAGGCGGCGGAGCGGGACCCGGCCGACGAGCTCGGCGCGCGCTGGGAGGAGGAGCCCGAAGACAGGGCCGCGGAACCCGGCCCACTGGCCGCGCCCCGACCAGGAGTGCCCGCACCGGGCTGCGACGAGGACTGGGCACGCGCGCGGTCCCGCGCGCCGGAGGTGGGGGTGGCACAGGAGGCTAGGAGAGTCAGCAGCAGGCACAGCGCGGCGACAAACAGCGTCGTCGTGCTGGCCGCATTGCGCTTTCGTCGGGTGGCCACTTCTCGGACTGACATCACGCTCCGTTCGATGGTCCCCGCCTCCAACCGCCCGGTCGGCGGCCTCCGGGAATGGTAGTCGACGGGGTGACGTCTACGGCCCTTGCCAACCGCGGTCCGCAGCGCCCGCAGCGGCAGCAGCGGACGTCCACGGACCCACTAGTAACGCACGAGCTCGCCAGGAAACCTGGCCGTTACCACAGTGGCCGGATCAACCGTTGCCGTACCATCGGAACCAAGAACAGGCGATCGGCGGGCCTCCGTCACTCGCCCGGACAGAGTGGTCGCCCGCTCGAACCGACCGGCTCTGTGGCCGTTGATCTGTATCCGTCAAGATCCGAAAGGGCACATACCAATGGCTGCGGACGAGCGTGCCGACTGAGGTGAATTCAACCGAGATGAACCGGGGCCCTGGGACGCCCGGCTCCGTTCACCTCGCCGAGACCGCGGAAACCGCCGTCCTGCCGGTCCTGCCCGACGGTGCCGAAGCGGTCCTGCCCGACGGCGCCGACCACGTCCCGCCGTCGGGTCTGTCAGCCTCGGACAAGCCGAACGCCGACAGCTCCAGTCTGTTCGGCCGGGGCCTGCTCTACGTCGTCGTCTGGTCCTTGCAGACCGTCGTGGCGACCATCATCTCGCCGGTTCTGGCCTATGTGCTGGGGCCGACAGAGTTCGGACATCTCGCCTCGTCGATCGCGCTGTACCAGGTTCTGATCGCGCTCGGCGTGCTCGGCCTCGACCAGGCGGTCTCCCTGCACCGCGTCAGGGCCGACGAGGACGGCCCCGCTCGCGGCCTGGTCGCGACGGGAATGGTCATCGCGTTCGGTTTCACGCTTCTGGTGGGTCTGACGTCCCCCTTGTGGGCGGCCGGACTCGGCTTCGGGCACGTCAATTCGCTGCTCATCGCCACCATCCTCTGGACCGCACCGGGCGGCACGATCCAGATCATGCTGGCGCTGCTGCTCGCTGAGGACCGGCTGCGCCCGTTCACCTTCATCAGCGCGTTGTCCGCGGTGGGCTCGCAGCTGTGCGGCGTGGTGCTGATCATCGTGTTCGGTCACACGGCCTCGGTCTACGCCTGGGGCGGCGTGATCAGCCTCTTCGCCACCCTGCCGCTGGGCATCATCGCAACCCGTCCGCTCCTTCGAGGGATCTTCGCCTGGCACGTCACCCGGGCGGCGTTGAAGCTCGGTCTTCCGATTGCCTTGTCGGGCCTGGCGACCTTCGTGCTCAATGCGGGCGACCGGATCATCGTGCAGCGCGATCTGGGCGCGGCCGAGACCGGTCGCTACCAGGTCGCCTACACCGTCGGCTCGACCGTCGTCCTGCTGCTCGGGTTCGTCGGGCGCTCGTGGACGCCTCGCTTCGCGGCCATCGCTGACGAGACGGTGCGCCGCCGGCTGCTGGGCCGATCGCGGGATCAGATCTACCGACTCCTGGTTCCGATGATCCTGGGCCTGACGCTGGCTGCCCCGATCGCACTGCGGCTGGTGGCCCCCGCCAGCTTCCGCCCCGGCACGCTGCTGCTCGTGGTGTTCCTGGTCGCCGTCGCCGCCTTCCCGGTCACGGCGGGTGGCGCCACCGGCCGAGCCCTGATCTCCGTAGGCCGGACAAGGCCGTTGGCGACGGCCACGGTAACGGCAGCGGTGGTCAACGTGGTGCTGAACATAATCTTCGTGCCGAGCGTCGGCATCGAGGGATCAGCGGCCGCGACGGTCATCGCGTTCGCGGTCCAGGCGTTGCTGCAGCGCGCCGCGATCGGCCGGTCACCGTGGCCGCGGACGGAGCCCCTGCTCTGGGCGAGCATGTTCGTGGCGATCGCCGTGAGTGCCGCCTCGGTGGCGCTGCCGCAGACCCCACTGTGGAACGTGATCCGGCTGGTCGTTGCGCTCCTGTGCTTTCCGTGGTTCCTCGTTCGACTGCGCAGCGCGCGCAATTCGGACCAGGTGGTCAGCGGGCGTCACGCCGCCCCGAGCCGGCGGTTTCTCACGCGCCGCGCCTGACCAAGCCCTAGCGTCACTACGTTCGGTAATCAATCTATATACCGACAGTAAGATCCGTGCCTCTGCTGCCGACCTGATAGGTAGCACACCCGCGAACCGTGCGGTGGGTGCTTCCGGGGGCGGGGGAACGTGGCATGAGGGGCAGCAGGAAACGGCCGGTCAGGACGCTGTGGGCAGTGTCGATGACGGCGGTCGCCGTCGTGGCGACGAGTTCACTGACCGGCGCGGTCATCGTCAGCGGTGGAGCGCCGGCCACGGCCGCGGCCCGGGCCGTGCCCGCGAACACGGGAAGCGTCACCGCCGCCGCGACGGCCGCCGTGCTGAGCCGCACGACCAGGATCTCCTCCCGGACCTGGCACAACACGCCGCAGCCTCGGACCAAGGCCGGCTACCGCTACACGTCCAAGGCGGTCGTGACCGGCTCGGTGCGCTCGGCCGTCTCGGTGACCATTACGCTCGCCCACGGGACACAGAAGTTCAGCGCCACAGCCACCGCGACGGCAACGGCCGTCCGCACGGCAACCAGATCCGCCTCATACCAGTCCTCCAGCCGTGCTCAGGCGCTCGCCGTGGCGCGCTCGCGGGCCTACACCCTCGCCAGCCAGGAGGTGGTCGTGACCGCTCGTCAAGCCGCCGAAGCCCGGGCGAAGTCCGACGCGACCACCGCCGCGACGAGCGCGGCTCAGAAGAAGCTCTCCGCCGCGACCCAATCGGTGCCGGTCCCGGCCGGTGACAGCGGGACCCGCGCGGCGATGCCGACCGGGAACCTGCCCGGCTGGACCCAGGTCTACGCCGACGACTTCAGCGGGACGGCCCTCAACCGCAAGGCCTGGTCGGTCTATGACCGTTGGGCACCCGGATCGAATCCGAACACCGGTTGGTGGATGGCCGACCACGCGATCGTCGCCAACAGCGTGCTGACCCTCAAGGGTTCGGTCGATCGCGCCGCGAACCCGCAGGGCCGGGTGGTCACCGCCGGCCTCGGGCTGTGGATGCTCCCCCGCCAGACCTACGGAAAGTACGAGATCCTCGCCCGCATCGACAAGTGCCCGGACGTCAAGTACGCCTGGCTGTTGTGGCCGTACTCGGGCAAGTGGCCCGACGACGGCGAGATCGACTTCGCCGAGGACGAGGGCGGCTCGCGCAGTACGACGACCGCGGCTCTGCTGTTCAAGAACTCGGCCGGGCACGCCGATGCCCTCGCCAAGGACCGGGTCTCGCCGGCCGTCGACTTCTCGGGGTGGCATCGGATCGGGGTCGAGTGGACACCCACCAGCGTTCGCTACACGCTGGACGGCTCGTATTGGGGACAGGCCAAGACCACCCAGGTTCCGCAGAAGCCGATGACCCTCGTCCTGCAGACCGAAGGCAAGCTGGCCCCCGGTGCGGTCACCATCGGCAGCGGGAGCTGCAACGCGCAGGTCGACTGGGTGGTCCAGTACAAGATGGGCTGAGCGGCCGGTTCCGCCGCTAGCCGGCGACCCGGCCGCGGGCGTAGCCGCCGGCGGTGACCAGCAGCCCGACGATGATCGCCGCGGCACGACCGAGCCCACCCACGTCGCCGTGCAGCGCCGACCGTATTCCCTTCCGCACACCTGCGGGCAGTACCTCGCTGGCGTAGCGGCGTTCGTCGCTGGTGCTCTCCGAAGCTCCGACGAGCTTGCCGATCTGGGCCTTGGACAGCCCTTCTGCGTAGCAGCGCTTGAGGAAGTAACCGAAGCGCACCCGGTTCTCACTCACCCGGTGCAGAACCTCGGCGCTGGGCACGTACCGGATCTTGGTGCCGGGTCGCTCCTGCTGAAGCCGGATGCAGAGTTCGGTCTCCTCACACCCCATCGGCAGGACGCCGACCCGGCCGACACCCTCGGCGAAACCGCCGACGAGGGAGAACACCGAGGAACGGAAAAGCATCGAACAGCCGTGAACGTTGCGGACGTCTGCGTCCTGCTCGGGCATGCCCAGGTAGCTGGAGCCGACGACCCAGTCGAATTCGGCCGGGAACCACCGCGGACGGATCTGGTCCGGCCACCCGGGCGAGGAGTGGCCGCCGCTGATCCAGACGTCGTCGTCGCTGAAGGGTGCGGCGAGTCGTTCGAGCCAGGATCCGTCCGGACAGGCGTCGTCGTCCAGGAAGGCGATGAGGTCTGTGGTCAGTAGCTCCACGGCCGTGTTACGGGCGCCGGACAGGCCCTGGGCGTGCTTGTTGGGCACGACCTCGACCGGGGTGCCGAAGCCCGTCAGCTCGCTGCGGCACCGCTGCTCGAGCGCTTCGTTGTGGTCGACGACGATCAGGATCTGGTCGGCTTTGAGACTCTGCCGGTCCAGGGCGTTGATGCCTGCGCTGATGTCGTTCCAGCGCTGTTCGGTGTAGACGCAGACGACGACACCGATGGTTGGTTCAGCCATCAACTCAGGCTATGTCCTCGATGGCGACCATGGCAGACGCTTCCTGGCGGGCGGCCACGCGGTGCCGCTCGTGCGTACGGCTGTGTGCTTCGGTGACCGGACGCGGCCGGGTTCGCTCGGTCAGGATGGTCTTGAGCACCCGCACGCCGTCGCGGATCGCGTTGAGGTTGCTGGCGCCGAACACACGGCTGCGCTCGACACTCGGGACCTCGGTCACGGCGAGTTCAGCCGCGGCGACCCGGCAGTTGAGCACCGTTTCGATCTCGAAGCCGTCGCCCCAGATCATCCCGTTGTCCGCGGTGGTCGCGGCCGCCGGGTGCGGGAGCTCGAGGTGTTCGAGGATGTCGGACCAGAAGGCGTTGTAGCCGTAGCAGAGGTCGGTGTACCGGGTCTTGAGCAGGGTGTTCGTCACGATGTTGAGGAAGCGGTTACCCGCGCTACGGAACAGCGTGATGTCCTCGCTCCCGCCGCCGAGGCAGAAGCGACTGCCTTTGGCGAAGTCGGCACCGGACTTCAACGCATTGACGAAGGCCGGGATCTCAGCCGGGTCGGCCGAGCCGTCGGCATCGAACATGACGATGATGTCGCCGGTGGCGGCGGCGAAACCGCACACGAGGGCATTTCCCTTGCCGCGCCGGGTCTGCTGAATGACCTTGATACCGGGCAGGACGCGCTCAGCAGTGGCGATGGTGTCGTCGGCGGAGTGGCCGTCGACCAGGATGACCTCGTGGACCTGAGGCAGCTCAGGCAGCACCAGTTCGAGGTTGCGAGCTTCATTTCGGGCTGGAATGACAATCGAGATACGCGGGCGCTCAATGGCGAGACGCAACTGCGAAGACATTTCTGATTCCCCCCGGGGAAAATTGCGATGTACGAAAGCTAATGGCGGGCCACGTCGCCGGGCTGATCCCGCTGGAACCACCCTAACCCAGACCACGGCGCCACAAAAATCGACGAGACAACATTCTGGCCCGTTTAAGTTAACTTTTCGTGACAGCCACTACAAAGCGTAGTCAGGTGACTATCTACGGTAACTGCGTGAAGTTATGACTACAGAGAGTTGACGTCGAACGCGCAGCGTAGTGAATTTGCCATCGAGGCTAAATGCGCGTGTGGAATTTCTCTGGGAATTCCGAAGTGTGATGTGTTCGTGATCATGGGCTTCATGTACTCCATACGGCCGCCCTCATGCGGCACTCACAATCGGTTGCGGTCGAGCCGCCGCGCCCGCCCGCACCCGCCGCGCCAGGGGCCAAAAGCAGATGTTGGAAATGAATATCACAACGGCTGTAACACAAAATGCGCTGAATACGCTGCGGCGTTGAATCCCGGTGGTTGCGCGGTCATCGGCAATTAATTTGCGCGTTCAACGACCGAGCGGCGTCTCGGTGTGAATTTGCCTACTAGCAGGAATCTCCGCTCCGAGATGGTCCGATGGGCGGCGCACCGCGCGCTGCGACGCTCGCCCGCGCGGCTCTCAGGGCCCTACAGACCGCTCGCGCCGTCACCGATCAACGAGCTGCGTTGAGCCTCGTACATCGTGGCGTACTCACCGTTGAGTGCAGTCAATTGTTCGTGCGTTCCCTGCTCGACGATCCGTCCGTTGTTCAGCACGTAGATCCGGTCGGCCTGCCGCACACTGCCGAAGCGGTGCGAGATCAGCACCACCGACTTGCCCCGGAAGATCGATCTGCTGTGGCTGAACAGGCTTGCCTCGGCAATGGGATCCAGTGCGGCCGTCGGCTCGTCCAGTATCACCACCGGTGAATCGCGGTACGCCGCCCGCGCCAGTGCGATGCGCTGCCACTGCCCCCCGGACAGCTCGCTACCTCCCACGAACTGGGGCCCGAGCTGGGTTTGCAGGCCCTGGGGCAACCGGGCGATCAGCTCAGCCGCACCGGCCGCGTCGGCCGCACGGTCCACCGCGTCCTCGTTGCCGAGCAGGTGCTCGCCGGGGCGTCCGAGGGCGATGTTCTCGTAGACGGAGAACTGGAACTTGATGAAATCCTGGAACAGCACGGCCAACTGCGCGCGCACCTGGTCGCCGTCGAGGACGTCATAGGGGTGACCGTTCCAGCGGACGGTGCCGCCGGTCGGCGGATACAGCCCGGCGATCAGCTTGGCCAGCGTGGACTTGCCGGACCCGTTGGCTCCGACGAGCGCGATCACCTCGCCGGCCCTCAGCTGCAACGAGACGTGCTCCAGCGCGTCCCGTCCGCCCGCCGGGTAGCGAAAGCTCACGTCCTCGACATCGAGGCGGTCGAAAGGCAGCAGGCGGGGGGCAGCCCCTGGCGACGACACCGCCGGCCGCGACGAGCGCCAGCGGTGCCGCCCGCTCACCGCTTCGGGCCGGCTGGCGAACTCCTGGAAGTCCTGCATGAACAGCGCACTCTCGTACAGGGACGTGACTCCGCTGGACAGGCCCTGCAGCTGGCGGCTCAGCAGGAGCAGGCCCGCCGTAGCCGCGGCCGCCGACGACAGGGACAGTCGGTGATGGGTGATCATCCACACGATCACGCCGAGGGTGAGGCCGAGCACGGCGGTGGTGAGCAGCACTCCGACCAGGCCTCGAACCACCCGTGCCCGCAGGATCGAGGACAGGTCCGCAATCCGTTCGGAGTACAGCTTGCGCCAACGGCGCAGCATGACCGGTCCGAGCAGGTAGGCCCGAACCTCCTTGGCCTGGTCGCGCGAGGTCAGCAGCAGCTGGACGTACATGCGCTGGCGATCGGGCTCGGTCTGGCGGACCGCGAAGTCATACAGCGCCCGGCTGGCGTTGAGACCGAGGAACCAGATCGGGATCGATCCGACAACCGCCACGGCGAACAGCGGAGCCGACAGGTAGATCAGCGCGATGCTGAGCGCCGCCGACGATGCCAACGACGACAGCACGTTGACCAGGCCGAGGGTCATCTGGGTCGGTCGGCTGCCGGCGTTCATGAGGGCCCGCTGGAGCCGGTTGTGCAACTCCGCCGACTCGAAGTCCAGCAGCTCGGTGGTCGTCGCGGCCTCCAGCACCCGGCGCATCGAGTACTCGCTGACCCGCTCGGAGAGCAGATGCTGCAGGCCCGAAGTGGAGACGGCGATCATCGACGCCACCGCGAAGGCGACCAGCAACACCACTAGGATCGGCGTCAGGCGGCTGAGCGACTCCTCGTTCTTCAACAGGCCGGAGAGCAACCTCCGTCCGGCCAGCAACTGCACCACCAGGGTCGCCGCGCTGACCAGCTGAAGCAGCACCGTCGTGAGCAGAAGCACCGGCGCCGCCGACCAGGTCGTCGACAGCGCGAAACGCATCACCCGGGGCAGCTGCAGGATCCGCGTCAGGCCACCGTGCTGGGGACCGCTGTCAGATCCGGGGTCGGGCACGCATGCTCACCGCTCTCGTTCAGGAAGGGACATCGTATGTGGCGGCTTCGCCCGACCGTCCTGCTCGCGGCCGCGTGGGCGCTGACCTGCCTGGTCATCGTCCGGCGCCGGTTGCGCCGCGAGGGTGTGCGCGCAACGTGTCCGGCCGCACCTCGTTTGCCGATGAAGGCCTACCCCGGGGTCAGCGCGGTGATCTCGCGGTTGTCGCCGACGTGCATCGAACGGGCGTTGATCATCCAGTCCTGGCTCACCGCGCACGAGCGGTACCACGACATCGTCGTCGGGATCCCGACGGGCGGGATGTCGACCGAGACCGCACACGCCTGGGTGGACGGGTTCGAACCCGAGTCTGCCGTGAAATACACCGAGATCCACCGCATTCAGCCTGCGCGCCGACCGGCTGCGCCTCAGGCCTAGGTTCTGTGCAGCTGTTGTCTGCACCGTTCGGCGGCTGAGGAAATACGCCGGCAAACAGAAGAGCGTGGCCGCGCGTCTGCGCGGCCACGCTCTCCGTGAGTCAGGAGTTAGCTGACGCTTACGACACCGGCGCCAGGAACTGAGACCGACTCGCCATTGATGACGATGACGTCGCCAGTACCTGCCGTCTTCGTGATCGAACTCAGGGTCAGATCGGCGAAGGATCCAAGCTCAGTGATTGCGGGCTTGTTGTACTCGTGCATGTTGCTCCTCTCCGGATGCGTACCCGGTGTGAAACCGGATACGGGCTATCGTAAGTGCTGCCTCGCCGTCGACCGAATCGTCAGGTGGAAATTCACTGTCTGGAAACAATGCGGTCAATCTAGGTGCTTACGGGCTACGCCTTCGTCGCATATCCGACACGAGCCAGCTCGTCGAGGCGCCTGCCAGCTGGGTCGGATGGACCTTCGAGTCCACCCGCGAACCGTTCTCCGGACCCATGTCGTGGTCCGATTCCGTGGCCGAATTGCGGCTCCAACCAGCCGGCATGGCACGAATCCTCCGAGACGAACGACACACTGTGCTCCATACACAGGCACCCGTCACCGACGCCGCCCTGCTGCACCCGTACCTGGGTTCGACCGCGCTCGCCGTTGCGGCCTGGGCCGGCCGGTGCGCCCTGCACGCCGGCAGCTTCGTCGGTCCCGACGGCGTCTGGGGTGTGCTCGGCGAGCGGGAGGACGGCAAGAGCTCCCTGCTGGCCTGGATGGTCTCCCACGGCATGAACGTCCTCGCCGACGACCTGTTGATCACCGACGGGCTGACGGCGATGGCCGGACCCCGCTTCATCGATCTGCGCGAAGGTGCTGCCCGCCGGTTCGAGCTCGGTTCCGACGTGGGTGTTCTCGGCACTCGCCGGCGGTGGCGGGTCCCCCTCGGTCCGGTACCCGCCGAGCTTCCGGTCCGGGGCTGGATCGAGTTGGCCTGGGGCCCGGACGTGCAGGTGCAACCGATCCCGATCTCAGAACGTATGGGTGTGCTGGCAAGGCACAAGGGACTCCGCTTCCCGGTCGGCGACGACGTGAGCCTCCTGCACGTGCTGCGGCTGCCGGCGTTCCGCTTCTCCCGACCGCAGGACTGGGACCTCATGGACACGGCGATGGAGCAACTTCTGATTGCCCTCGACGTCCGTCGTTGACGTTGCCCGTGTTGCCCGACGCCCGTCGTTGAGGTTGCCCGTGTTGCCCGATCCCCGTCGAATCCGGCCGGGACGATCGAGCAACGAGGGCAACCTCAACGGTCGGGGGCGAGCAACGAGGGCAACCTCAACGGTCGGGGGCGGGATGGTCGAAGAGCCAAGCGCTCTGCAACAGCGCGAGGGATCGCATATCGGCTGTGCCCGAGGACCAGTGCGCTCGCAGCGCGCCGACATCGACGTACTGGGAGTCGACACCACCACCGGACCACTGCCGCGCGAACTCACGGCTCGTATCCGTCCACAGCACGTTGGAGAAGGACGCCTTCGATCGCCGCTGGATGATCTCGGCCGGCAACACGTCCGCGAACAGGAACTGCATCAAGCTCGCCCGCGAACCGAGACCGCCGAAGCCGCCGACGGCCGCGAGCGCGCCCAGGACGTCCGGCGCCACAAAGGGATGCACGACGTCGACGTCGTAGGAGCGGCCCACCACGGCGAAGCTCTGCTGGCAGATCTGGAAGTAGCGCTGCTGGCGAAACCACTCACGCAACGTCGTTGCCCACCCGATCGGGACGGTCACATCGTCCTCGGCGACGGCACGCGTGAGAGCGGCCACCGCCGACGGCGTCAACCAGGGCATGGCCTCGAGCAAACCCCGCGTGCGATGGCGAAACACCCGTCGCCGCACGACATCCGGGCTCAGCGCAAGCCCTAGCACCTTGACGTCGGAGGCCATCGGTTTCTTCCGCCGGCTCAGCACCTGAGCCGACCGGGCGAACTCGCTGCTGCGGCCCAGTTCATCCCCGCCGAAGCCGGTGATGACCGACCCGCCCTGCGCCGCGGCGATGATCGGCAGATGCATGTGAGTGTTGAACGGCCAAAGCAGTCCGTGCCGGTGGAGTGCGGTGCCCGCGACCGGACCGACGGCGTCCAGTTCGTCGCTGATGCTGAAGATCAGCCGGTCGGTGAGACCGAGGTGGGACAGGACATGGTCCTGCCAGGCCTGCTCGTCGGCGTCGGAGTCGCCGGGGATGAACAGCGTGGCCGGGACGGGAAGGTCATAACCGTGTCTGCGCGCCAGCCGGGTCGCCCAGGCCAGGAGTGCTGAGGAGTCTCGTCCGCCGGAAAAACTGACCAGACACGGCGCGCGCTCCAGCGCCGCGCCGATCACCGCGTCCAACGCCCGCGCCACGACGGTGTGGTCCCCGCGCCGACCGGTCACCACCGGCCAGGCCGGCTCCGCGGTCTGGCCGAGCACCAGCCCGTAGGCCACTTCGAGCGGGGACATCAGCGGTCCCGGCTCGGCCTGCATTGGTGCCGCCGGGATCGGCAGCACGCTCCGGTGGCTCAGCTTTCCTCCTGCAGCAGATCCCGGGCGCGCAGCGCGGCCAAGAACTCGGCCACGTCCGCCTCGGCAACCGCGGCCTCGACCCCGAAGCTCGCCTGCAGGCTCCGCGCAAGTTCAGGCTCGGTAGCGCCCCCGACCAACGCCTGCCACAGTGCCGCCGCCGAATCGTTCAAGCTGAGATAACGCGAGGAACGCAGATCGAGAATGACTACCGATCCGTCGTCGGCAGGCGTCCAGGACACGTCCGCCGTCCGCACGCTTAGCGATTGCTCAGTCACCATAAGGCCTTTCTCGTCTCGGTGCAGTTCGTCTCGGTGCAGGTTGGCTGGGTGCAGGCGGGGCAAGCCTTGTCAATGGACCCGATCGCCGTGCCTGACCTTGAAGGCGTCCGCCCAGTAGCGGCGGAGTCCGCCGTGGCGAGGACCGTAGTGCGACCGCAGGAAATCCCGGTCGGGAAAAATGGTTCCCAGAAGGTACAGCGCGGCGTTGGCCACCGGCAATCGCAGCAGGTGGGCGTTGACCACGCTTCCGCGCGATCGATCAGGAACGATCAATCGAAGCAGCCGGCGCGGATGCTTCACCCCTGTGCTGCCCAGACGATCGATCAACGCGGCAGGCCGCGCCGGCCCCGGCAGGGCCTGCAGCACGCTGCGCAGGTAACCGTCCAGCCCGTAGCGGCCGGCTCGTTCCGCGGCGACGTCCGGATCGACGGCGTGCGCGAGCTGAGCCACATCGCGCCAGATGCTCAGCCTCCCGCCGGGTACGAAATGGTCGTTGATCAGGTGCAGCGAGGCGACCACGAGATTGTCCGCCGCATCGGCGCAGGGGAAGGTCTGCCCGGCCGCGGACACGTCCGTCGCCCTGGCTACGACGGCGGGCACCGAGATGTCCTGGGACCAGAGCCACGGCGAGATGTGGTGGTGCAGGTCGATACTGCCGCCCTGCCCGTCCAGCAGATTGACCGCTTCCCGGCAGTGCCGGTCAAAGAAAGGCCACGGCTGCCGGTTGTCCGGCAACTCGAGCCAGCCGTGAGCCTTAAGCCTGCGCAGGCAACGGGCGAAGTCTGCCGGCGCGATCAAGATATCCACGTCGGAATAAGGGCGTGACGCTTGGCTGGCATAGTGCGCGGCGATGCCCGGTCCCTTGATCACGATCGGTTGCACCCCGTCATCGCGAAGCCGACCGATAACCTCGGCCGCCCGCGCCGCCACCCGTTGGCTGTGCAGGATGAGGGCGAACTTCTGCTTCTCCAGATCGAGCAGCACGTCGGCCGCGACTGCGGACCTGGTCGATCGGATGTAGTCCAGCACGAGCGGCGCGAGCTTGTGTTCGAGGATCTGCCCCAGCTCGTCGGTCAACGGCTCGGAAGGGGTCGCGGCACTCACGAAGGGGTACCAGAGGGCTGCGGTCACCCACGGCCCGGCGTCCGGCAGCATGTCCCGAACCGCGCCGGTGAGGGAACTTCCGCGGGGCGCACCCCCACCGGTCACCTTCACACCAGCAAAGTACACGGACCTCAGCCGGATGCCATCGGCATCGAGTCGGCCGCGCTACTAGGCCCCTGCGCCCGTCTGGACCTGCTGGCCAGGGCGTAGGACAGCTGGAACACCGAGTGGGTGAAGCCCGACACCAGCGAGACCGGAGCCGATCGCGGCCGCGTCAA is from Jatrophihabitans telluris and encodes:
- a CDS encoding lasso RiPP family leader peptide-containing protein, with protein sequence MHEYNKPAITELGSFADLTLSSITKTAGTGDVIVINGESVSVPGAGVVSVS
- a CDS encoding nucleotidyltransferase family protein → MKVTGGGAPRGSSLTGAVRDMLPDAGPWVTAALWYPFVSAATPSEPLTDELGQILEHKLAPLVLDYIRSTRSAVAADVLLDLEKQKFALILHSQRVAARAAEVIGRLRDDGVQPIVIKGPGIAAHYASQASRPYSDVDILIAPADFARCLRRLKAHGWLELPDNRQPWPFFDRHCREAVNLLDGQGGSIDLHHHISPWLWSQDISVPAVVARATDVSAAGQTFPCADAADNLVVASLHLINDHFVPGGRLSIWRDVAQLAHAVDPDVAAERAGRYGLDGYLRSVLQALPGPARPAALIDRLGSTGVKHPRRLLRLIVPDRSRGSVVNAHLLRLPVANAALYLLGTIFPDRDFLRSHYGPRHGGLRRYWADAFKVRHGDRVH
- a CDS encoding lasso peptide biosynthesis protein, which translates into the protein MWRLRPTVLLAAAWALTCLVIVRRRLRREGVRATCPAAPRLPMKAYPGVSAVISRLSPTCIERALIIQSWLTAHERYHDIVVGIPTGGMSTETAHAWVDGFEPESAVKYTEIHRIQPARRPAAPQA
- a CDS encoding PqqD family protein, with translation MSWTPADDGSVVILDLRSSRYLSLNDSAAALWQALVGGATEPELARSLQASFGVEAAVAEADVAEFLAALRARDLLQEES
- a CDS encoding ABC transporter ATP-binding protein, with protein sequence MPDPGSDSGPQHGGLTRILQLPRVMRFALSTTWSAAPVLLLTTVLLQLVSAATLVVQLLAGRRLLSGLLKNEESLSRLTPILVVLLVAFAVASMIAVSTSGLQHLLSERVSEYSMRRVLEAATTTELLDFESAELHNRLQRALMNAGSRPTQMTLGLVNVLSSLASSAALSIALIYLSAPLFAVAVVGSIPIWFLGLNASRALYDFAVRQTEPDRQRMYVQLLLTSRDQAKEVRAYLLGPVMLRRWRKLYSERIADLSSILRARVVRGLVGVLLTTAVLGLTLGVIVWMITHHRLSLSSAAAATAGLLLLSRQLQGLSSGVTSLYESALFMQDFQEFASRPEAVSGRHRWRSSRPAVSSPGAAPRLLPFDRLDVEDVSFRYPAGGRDALEHVSLQLRAGEVIALVGANGSGKSTLAKLIAGLYPPTGGTVRWNGHPYDVLDGDQVRAQLAVLFQDFIKFQFSVYENIALGRPGEHLLGNEDAVDRAADAAGAAELIARLPQGLQTQLGPQFVGGSELSGGQWQRIALARAAYRDSPVVILDEPTAALDPIAEASLFSHSRSIFRGKSVVLISHRFGSVRQADRIYVLNNGRIVEQGTHEQLTALNGEYATMYEAQRSSLIGDGASGL
- a CDS encoding asparagine synthase-related protein, which encodes MSPLEVAYGLVLGQTAEPAWPVVTGRRGDHTVVARALDAVIGAALERAPCLVSFSGGRDSSALLAWATRLARRHGYDLPVPATLFIPGDSDADEQAWQDHVLSHLGLTDRLIFSISDELDAVGPVAGTALHRHGLLWPFNTHMHLPIIAAAQGGSVITGFGGDELGRSSEFARSAQVLSRRKKPMASDVKVLGLALSPDVVRRRVFRHRTRGLLEAMPWLTPSAVAALTRAVAEDDVTVPIGWATTLREWFRQQRYFQICQQSFAVVGRSYDVDVVHPFVAPDVLGALAAVGGFGGLGSRASLMQFLFADVLPAEIIQRRSKASFSNVLWTDTSREFARQWSGGGVDSQYVDVGALRAHWSSGTADMRSLALLQSAWLFDHPAPDR